One genomic window of Halorubrum hochsteinianum includes the following:
- the tatC gene encoding twin-arginine translocase subunit TatC, whose protein sequence is MASALDDDTQRSIAEGRDTAKAFLRSIQKDLQKVFVVFLFGFLLSFWALRVYIWDWLRDVTESNMSPAVAAEADIIATTPFEVILLQAKIGLIVGAIIAIPPLIYVTRDELRARGMWPRSPVARWKLAGIALLGAVLFTAGVAYGVFAFFPLMFGFLAEFGLEADIQPTYGIVMWTEFIVFLSLSFGLAGQMPLLVTGLSYAEIVQYETFRDKWRYAVVAIFVFGAFFSPPDPFTQLLWAFPLTALYGFSLYLAKLVVTAKRSSEQIDVPGAVRNHWNVVGGVTLLGGALVYGFYEYGGRAAVNGVLRHPLVDSTWRFLEPGAGLGVDPATALGIYAVAWALAFAVVATLWAVYTDLDTTSAGYQYGDPTAIDVSELDAAGVRAAPADAFAEMEEERSLALAQAAMEDDEPEKAQAILDRFDEANDGDGDSADGDASGGGDGGDDGGLMGSVRNRGSRAGSTFLAEFTDGDGEAAEDDIGGYYKDLKFILDSLRSGSFRIVAVFGAVMAAAFMWLYLGGLGTVRGDLERRVPAEVEGGINIITLHPVEALIFMVKFSVVIGIFAAFPLVLYYAWPALRERGFVAGRVYQVYLWAGALGAGMVGGFALGYAYIAPGLIGWLVTDARLADMIITYQVSDFLWLVIYTTVGIGFLADIPIAMVLMNKAGVPYRVFRERWREATIATMLIAAVFTPSDVVTMFLATVPLMAAYGVGVGALFLVTFGGRRNLSPPAEFVGR, encoded by the coding sequence ATGGCGAGCGCCCTCGACGATGACACCCAGCGGTCGATCGCGGAGGGCCGCGACACGGCGAAGGCGTTCCTTCGGTCGATCCAGAAGGACCTCCAGAAGGTGTTCGTCGTCTTCCTCTTCGGATTCCTGCTGTCGTTCTGGGCGCTGCGCGTCTACATCTGGGACTGGCTCAGGGACGTGACGGAGTCGAACATGAGCCCCGCGGTCGCCGCGGAGGCGGACATCATCGCCACGACGCCGTTCGAGGTGATCCTCCTTCAAGCGAAGATCGGACTGATCGTGGGCGCGATCATCGCGATCCCACCGCTGATCTACGTCACCCGCGACGAGCTCCGCGCCCGGGGCATGTGGCCGCGGTCGCCCGTCGCGCGCTGGAAGCTCGCGGGGATCGCGCTGCTCGGTGCCGTGCTGTTCACCGCCGGCGTCGCCTACGGCGTCTTCGCGTTCTTCCCGCTGATGTTCGGCTTCCTCGCGGAGTTCGGGCTGGAGGCCGACATCCAGCCCACCTACGGGATCGTGATGTGGACGGAGTTCATCGTCTTCCTCTCGCTCTCGTTCGGGCTGGCGGGGCAGATGCCCCTGCTGGTCACCGGGCTGTCGTACGCCGAGATCGTCCAGTACGAGACGTTCCGCGACAAGTGGCGCTACGCGGTCGTCGCCATCTTCGTCTTCGGCGCGTTCTTCTCGCCGCCCGACCCGTTCACGCAGCTGCTGTGGGCGTTCCCGCTGACGGCGCTGTACGGGTTCAGCCTCTACCTCGCGAAGCTGGTCGTCACGGCCAAGCGAAGCTCCGAACAGATCGACGTGCCGGGGGCCGTGCGGAACCACTGGAACGTCGTCGGCGGCGTGACCCTCCTCGGCGGCGCGCTCGTGTACGGGTTCTACGAGTACGGCGGCCGCGCGGCGGTCAACGGCGTCCTGCGGCACCCCCTCGTCGACAGCACCTGGCGGTTCCTCGAACCCGGCGCGGGACTCGGCGTCGACCCCGCGACGGCGCTCGGGATCTACGCCGTCGCGTGGGCGCTGGCGTTCGCCGTGGTCGCGACGCTGTGGGCCGTGTACACCGACCTCGACACCACGAGCGCGGGCTACCAGTACGGCGACCCGACCGCGATCGACGTGAGCGAACTCGACGCGGCGGGCGTGCGGGCGGCCCCCGCCGACGCCTTCGCGGAGATGGAGGAGGAGCGGTCGCTCGCGCTCGCGCAGGCCGCGATGGAGGACGACGAGCCGGAGAAGGCGCAGGCGATCTTGGACCGGTTCGACGAGGCGAACGACGGCGACGGCGATTCGGCCGACGGCGACGCGAGCGGCGGCGGCGACGGAGGCGACGACGGCGGGCTGATGGGCTCCGTGCGGAACCGCGGGTCCCGGGCGGGGTCGACGTTCCTCGCCGAGTTCACCGACGGCGACGGGGAGGCGGCCGAGGACGACATCGGCGGCTACTACAAAGACCTCAAGTTCATCCTCGACTCGCTGCGTTCGGGGTCGTTCCGGATCGTCGCCGTCTTCGGCGCGGTGATGGCGGCGGCGTTCATGTGGCTGTACCTCGGGGGGCTCGGCACGGTCCGGGGCGACCTCGAACGGCGCGTGCCCGCCGAGGTCGAGGGCGGGATCAACATCATCACGCTCCACCCGGTCGAGGCGCTGATCTTCATGGTGAAGTTCTCGGTGGTGATCGGGATCTTCGCGGCGTTCCCGCTCGTCCTCTACTACGCGTGGCCCGCGCTCCGCGAGCGCGGCTTCGTCGCCGGGCGGGTGTACCAGGTGTACCTGTGGGCCGGGGCGCTCGGTGCCGGGATGGTCGGCGGCTTCGCGCTCGGCTACGCGTACATCGCGCCGGGACTCATCGGCTGGCTCGTCACCGACGCGCGCCTCGCCGACATGATCATCACCTATCAGGTGAGCGACTTCCTCTGGCTCGTCATCTACACCACGGTCGGGATCGGCTTCCTCGCCGACATCCCGATCGCGATGGTGCTCATGAACAAGGCGGGCGTCCCGTACCGCGTGTTCCGGGAGCGCTGGCGCGAGGCGACGATCGCGACCATGCTGATCGCGGCGGTGTTCACCCCCTCCGACGTGGTCACGATGTTCCTCGCGACGGTCCCGCTGATGGCCGCGTACGGCGTCGGCGTCGGGGCCCTCTTCCTCGTCACCTTCGGGGGACGGCGGAACCTCTCGCCGCCGGCGGAGTTCGTCGGGCGCTGA
- a CDS encoding twin-arginine translocation signal domain-containing protein yields MERRSFLSAGGAAALALAVGSPSIARIESDGPVAVVEAYYRRASDAEDAEAFADDVRDLAHSASPLSELAGDAPMAFDGTVRQRFVESVVIAEDLSPDRIRSVSGFLAASLTADGTESIAAENALVSVTVEADDGELELRWLVATDGGEWRLVWPGEPDET; encoded by the coding sequence ATGGAGCGGCGATCGTTCCTGTCCGCGGGCGGTGCGGCGGCCCTCGCGCTCGCGGTCGGGAGTCCCTCCATCGCACGTATCGAATCGGACGGTCCGGTTGCGGTCGTCGAGGCGTACTACCGGCGAGCGAGCGACGCCGAGGACGCCGAGGCGTTCGCCGACGACGTGCGCGACCTCGCTCACTCCGCCTCCCCGCTGTCGGAGCTCGCCGGTGACGCACCCATGGCGTTCGACGGGACGGTGCGGCAGCGGTTCGTCGAATCCGTGGTGATCGCCGAGGACCTCTCTCCCGACCGGATTCGAAGCGTCTCCGGGTTCCTCGCCGCGTCGCTCACCGCCGACGGTACCGAGTCGATCGCCGCGGAGAACGCCCTCGTCTCCGTGACCGTGGAGGCCGACGACGGCGAGTTGGAACTCCGGTGGCTCGTCGCGACCGACGGCGGCGAGTGGCGGCTCGTCTGGCCAGGCGAACCGGACGAGACGTGA
- the argF gene encoding ornithine carbamoyltransferase: MTLATDDFLDIDDVTPAELDALLDRAAAMKAGETDPRLGDATLGMIFEKPSTRTRVSFETGMTRLGGHAMFLGPDDIQLGHGEPLKDTARVLGRYVDGVMARLFDHEDVEVLAEYADCPVINGLTDEAHPCQTLADLLTIRETVGEDATVAWVGDGNNVGQSFVVGAAMAGIDVRVATPADYGMDPAVFDRAAAFGADVTPTTDPEAVIDGADVVYTDVWISMGQEDVRGEKLAAFDGFQVNADLLAGTDATVMHCLPAHRGEEITDDVLESDRALVWDQAENRMHAQNALLVELLGGE; encoded by the coding sequence ATGACACTCGCCACCGACGACTTCCTCGACATCGACGACGTGACGCCCGCCGAACTGGACGCCCTGCTCGACCGCGCCGCCGCGATGAAGGCGGGCGAGACCGACCCGCGACTGGGCGACGCGACGCTCGGGATGATCTTCGAGAAGCCGTCGACGCGCACCCGCGTCTCCTTCGAGACGGGCATGACCCGACTGGGCGGCCACGCGATGTTCCTCGGGCCAGACGACATCCAACTGGGCCACGGCGAGCCGCTGAAGGACACGGCGCGCGTCCTCGGCCGCTACGTCGACGGCGTGATGGCGCGGCTGTTCGATCACGAGGACGTCGAGGTCCTCGCCGAGTACGCCGACTGCCCCGTGATCAACGGGCTCACCGACGAGGCGCACCCCTGTCAGACGCTCGCGGACCTCCTCACGATCCGCGAGACGGTCGGCGAGGACGCCACCGTCGCGTGGGTCGGCGACGGCAACAACGTCGGCCAGTCGTTCGTCGTCGGCGCGGCGATGGCCGGGATCGACGTGCGGGTCGCCACGCCCGCCGACTACGGGATGGACCCCGCGGTGTTCGACCGGGCCGCGGCGTTCGGCGCGGACGTGACCCCCACGACCGACCCCGAGGCGGTGATCGACGGCGCGGACGTGGTCTACACCGACGTGTGGATCTCGATGGGACAGGAGGACGTACGCGGCGAGAAGCTCGCCGCCTTCGACGGGTTCCAGGTGAACGCCGACCTGCTCGCCGGCACGGACGCGACGGTGATGCACTGCCTGCCCGCGCACCGCGGGGAGGAGATAACCGACGACGTGCTGGAGTCCGACCGCGCGCTCGTCTGGGACCAGGCGGAAAACCGGATGCACGCGCAGAACGCGCTGCTCGTCGAACTGCTCGGCGGCGAGTAG
- a CDS encoding [LysW]-lysine hydrolase, which yields MAAGKGRGAEPEADREDADVVAGGGYPAACDTAARRLLYDMVSIPSPSGEEERAAERLVDFFEANGREAWIDEVGNVRAPADDAVLLTSHVDTVPGDIPVEVRPAPPEGELPEPSDVRVGDPGDPVLWGRGAVDATGPLVAMAVAAVKTGVSFVGVVREEVDSGGARHLVGDRDAPEAVINGEPSGWQGITLGYRGLLEGTYVNTSESGHSSRPEPNAIQHAIDWWHGVEETFTPDDAETAVFDQVTTKPISVDGGLSDDGLAVETTMDVQLRVPPSRPVDEIHELAEAELSTGSVQWDDPMPPVMESPRTDLARAFRVAIRSAGGDVRLLRKTGTSDMNLFAAAWDCPMVTYGPGNSDLDHAPDERLPLPDLDRAVRVLTDVCRERL from the coding sequence ATGGCGGCCGGGAAGGGGCGGGGGGCGGAGCCGGAAGCGGATCGCGAGGACGCCGACGTCGTCGCCGGCGGCGGCTACCCCGCGGCCTGCGACACGGCGGCCCGGAGGCTGCTGTACGACATGGTGTCGATCCCCTCGCCGTCGGGCGAGGAGGAGCGCGCGGCCGAGCGCCTCGTCGACTTCTTCGAGGCGAACGGCCGCGAGGCGTGGATCGACGAGGTCGGGAACGTCCGTGCGCCGGCGGACGACGCCGTCCTCCTGACCTCGCACGTCGACACCGTGCCCGGCGACATCCCGGTCGAGGTGCGGCCGGCACCGCCGGAGGGCGAGCTACCGGAGCCGTCGGACGTGCGCGTCGGCGACCCCGGCGACCCCGTCCTGTGGGGTCGCGGCGCGGTCGACGCGACGGGACCGCTGGTCGCGATGGCGGTCGCGGCGGTGAAGACCGGCGTCTCCTTCGTCGGCGTCGTCCGCGAGGAGGTCGACTCCGGGGGCGCGAGACACCTCGTCGGCGACCGCGACGCCCCCGAGGCGGTGATCAACGGCGAGCCGTCGGGCTGGCAGGGGATCACCCTCGGCTACCGCGGCCTGCTGGAGGGGACGTACGTGAACACGAGCGAGTCGGGCCACTCCTCGCGGCCGGAGCCGAACGCGATCCAGCACGCGATCGACTGGTGGCACGGCGTCGAGGAGACGTTCACGCCGGACGACGCCGAGACCGCCGTGTTCGATCAGGTGACGACGAAGCCCATCTCGGTCGACGGCGGGCTGAGCGACGACGGGCTCGCCGTGGAGACGACGATGGACGTGCAGCTCCGGGTCCCGCCCTCGCGGCCGGTCGACGAGATTCACGAGCTGGCGGAGGCGGAGCTGTCGACCGGCTCGGTCCAGTGGGACGACCCGATGCCGCCGGTGATGGAGAGCCCGCGGACCGACCTCGCGCGGGCGTTCCGCGTCGCAATCCGGTCGGCGGGCGGCGACGTGCGCCTGCTGCGGAAGACCGGCACGAGCGACATGAACCTCTTCGCGGCCGCGTGGGACTGCCCGATGGTCACCTACGGCCCGGGGAACTCCGACTTGGACCACGCGCCCGACGAGCGGCTGCCGCTGCCGGACCTGGACCGCGCCGTGCGCGTCCTGACCGACGTCTGTCGCGAGCGACTGTAA
- the uvrA gene encoding excinuclease ABC subunit UvrA, translating into MSKDYIEVRGAEEHNLKDLDVRIPREEFTVVTGLSGSGKSSLAFDTVYAEGQRRYIESLSAYARNFLGQMDKPQVESVEGLSPAISIDQKNAANNPRSTVGTVTELHDYLRLLYARIGTQYDPVTGEEVGEQSAQDMVNQILELPEGTRAKVAAPVVRDQKGAFEELFEELVSDGYSRVEVDGESVDLTLDDPELDENYDHTIDVIVDRVKVSPDARSRITDSVETALEEADGALKLIVPDPPEDVPFASNARSTGSLAADADGDDRLVVEFSEELGNPNSDVQFSAIETRSFSFNSPYGACPECEGIGSTKEVDEDLVIEDPSKPLKHVFEPWSYDRTYYSRQLDNVADHFGVDLDTPFEELDEEVQRQFLYGTDDLVHFEWTTKNGTREKTERFEGVIPNLERRHVETDSERARDHIEEYMAVTTCPECDGTRLKEQSRHVLVAGTSITEVNELSIADAREHFEGMESELNERETTIAEEILKEIRARLGFMEEVGLEYLTLDREASTLSGGESQRIRLATQVGSGLVGVLYVLDEPSIGLHQRDNDRLLNTLEGLRDLGNTLLVVEHDEETMRRADEIVDMGPGPGKRGGEIVAQGTFDEVVEADESVTADYLAGRESIPVPDERREAEGELVVKGARQHNLDDLDVPIPLGTLTTVTGVSGSGKSTLVNDILYKGLAREMNDNTSVDPGEHDAIEGLDGIETVRLIDQSPIGRTPRSNPATYTDVFDHVRELFAETKLAKRRGYEKGRFSFNVKGGRCEECGGQGTVKIEMNFLSDVYVPCEECGGARYNDETLDVEYKGATIADVLDMSVAEAYDFFESHRGLERRLKLLKDVGLGYMELGQPSTTLSGGEAQRVKLAEELGKRATGDTLYLLDEPTTGLHKADERKLIDVLHRLVDAGNTVVVIEHELDLVKNADHVIDLGPEGGDGGGELVASGTPEAVARDDDSHTGRYLRDMLPDVDLEGPRDDRRKPAVADDD; encoded by the coding sequence ATGAGCAAGGACTACATCGAGGTCCGCGGCGCTGAGGAACACAACCTCAAGGACCTCGACGTCCGGATCCCGCGCGAGGAGTTCACCGTCGTCACCGGGCTGTCCGGGTCGGGGAAGTCGTCGCTCGCGTTCGACACCGTCTACGCCGAGGGGCAGCGCCGCTACATCGAGTCGCTGTCCGCGTACGCCCGGAACTTCCTCGGGCAGATGGACAAACCGCAGGTGGAGTCCGTCGAGGGGCTCTCGCCGGCGATCTCGATCGACCAGAAGAACGCCGCGAACAACCCGCGGTCGACGGTCGGCACCGTCACCGAACTCCACGACTACCTCCGCCTGCTGTACGCCCGGATCGGCACCCAGTACGACCCCGTCACCGGCGAGGAGGTCGGCGAGCAGTCCGCACAGGACATGGTGAACCAGATCCTCGAACTCCCGGAGGGGACCCGCGCGAAGGTTGCCGCCCCGGTCGTCCGCGACCAGAAGGGGGCGTTCGAGGAGCTGTTCGAGGAGCTGGTGAGCGACGGGTACAGCCGCGTCGAAGTCGACGGCGAGTCCGTCGACCTGACCCTCGACGACCCCGAGCTAGACGAGAACTACGACCACACGATCGACGTGATCGTCGACCGGGTCAAAGTCTCGCCGGACGCCCGCTCGCGGATCACGGACTCCGTCGAGACCGCCCTTGAAGAGGCCGACGGCGCGCTCAAGCTGATCGTCCCCGACCCGCCCGAGGACGTGCCGTTCGCGTCGAACGCGCGCTCGACCGGGTCGCTGGCCGCGGACGCCGACGGCGACGACCGGCTCGTCGTCGAGTTCTCCGAGGAGCTGGGCAACCCCAACTCCGACGTCCAGTTCTCCGCGATCGAGACGCGCTCGTTCTCCTTCAACAGCCCGTACGGGGCCTGTCCCGAGTGCGAGGGGATCGGCTCGACGAAGGAGGTCGACGAGGACCTCGTGATCGAGGACCCCTCGAAGCCGCTCAAACACGTGTTCGAGCCGTGGAGCTACGACCGCACCTACTACTCGCGGCAGCTCGACAACGTCGCCGACCACTTCGGGGTCGACCTCGACACGCCCTTCGAGGAACTCGACGAGGAGGTTCAGCGGCAGTTCCTCTACGGCACCGACGACCTCGTCCACTTCGAGTGGACCACGAAGAACGGCACGCGCGAGAAGACCGAGCGCTTCGAGGGCGTCATCCCCAACCTGGAGCGCCGCCACGTCGAGACCGACTCCGAGCGCGCCCGCGACCACATCGAGGAGTACATGGCCGTGACGACCTGCCCCGAGTGCGACGGGACCCGCCTGAAAGAGCAGTCGCGGCACGTCCTCGTCGCGGGCACGTCGATCACGGAGGTGAACGAGCTGTCGATCGCCGACGCCCGCGAGCACTTCGAGGGCATGGAGTCGGAGCTGAACGAGCGCGAAACCACCATCGCCGAGGAGATTTTAAAAGAGATCCGCGCGCGGCTCGGCTTCATGGAGGAGGTCGGGTTGGAGTACCTCACGCTCGACCGCGAGGCGTCGACCCTCTCCGGCGGCGAGAGCCAGCGCATCCGGCTCGCCACGCAGGTCGGTTCCGGGCTGGTCGGGGTGCTGTACGTCTTGGACGAGCCCTCCATCGGGCTCCACCAGCGCGACAACGACCGGCTGTTGAACACCCTCGAAGGGCTCCGCGATCTGGGCAACACCCTCCTCGTCGTCGAGCACGACGAGGAGACGATGCGCCGCGCCGACGAGATCGTCGACATGGGGCCGGGACCGGGGAAGCGCGGCGGCGAGATCGTCGCGCAGGGAACCTTCGACGAGGTGGTCGAGGCCGACGAGTCGGTGACGGCCGACTACCTCGCGGGCCGGGAGTCGATTCCGGTGCCCGACGAGCGCCGCGAGGCGGAAGGCGAGCTGGTGGTGAAGGGCGCTCGCCAGCACAACCTCGACGACCTCGACGTGCCGATCCCGCTCGGCACGCTGACGACCGTCACCGGCGTCTCCGGCTCCGGGAAGTCGACGCTCGTCAACGACATCCTCTATAAGGGGCTCGCCCGCGAGATGAACGACAACACCTCGGTCGACCCCGGCGAGCACGACGCGATCGAGGGGCTCGACGGGATCGAGACGGTGCGGCTCATCGACCAGTCGCCGATCGGGCGGACGCCGCGCTCGAACCCCGCGACGTACACCGACGTGTTCGACCACGTCCGGGAGCTGTTCGCGGAGACGAAGCTCGCGAAGCGCCGCGGCTACGAGAAGGGGCGCTTCTCCTTTAACGTGAAGGGCGGCCGCTGCGAGGAGTGCGGCGGGCAGGGGACCGTCAAGATCGAGATGAACTTCCTCTCGGACGTGTACGTCCCCTGCGAGGAGTGCGGCGGCGCGCGCTACAACGACGAGACGCTCGACGTCGAGTACAAGGGGGCGACCATCGCCGACGTGCTCGACATGAGCGTCGCGGAGGCGTACGACTTCTTCGAGAGCCACCGCGGCCTCGAACGACGCCTGAAGCTGCTGAAGGACGTCGGGCTGGGCTACATGGAACTCGGCCAGCCCTCCACCACGCTCTCCGGCGGCGAGGCCCAGCGGGTGAAGCTCGCCGAGGAGCTGGGCAAGCGCGCGACCGGCGACACGCTGTACCTGCTCGACGAGCCGACGACGGGCCTCCACAAGGCCGACGAGCGCAAGCTGATCGACGTGCTCCACCGCCTCGTCGACGCGGGCAACACCGTGGTCGTCATCGAGCACGAACTCGACTTGGTGAAGAACGCCGACCACGTGATCGACCTCGGTCCCGAGGGCGGCGACGGCGGCGGCGAGCTCGTCGCCAGCGGCACGCCCGAGGCGGTCGCCCGCGATGACGACTCGCACACGGGGCGCTACCTCCGGGACATGCTCCCCGATGTCGACCTCGAAGGCCCCCGCGACGACCGCCGGAAGCCCGCGGTGGCCGACGACGACTGA
- the tatC gene encoding twin-arginine translocase subunit TatC, which translates to MDDSDRSRDDDSAGAGDPAADEADADAGSEPDDAETVESEVTPEVSSEVGADAGEESAADAEPDDGVVDPDDVVDAEDAARTAAVEGAADEGTTAEDETTESLGDGGTPAASANAAATTDDGDEAFGGIEGPETDEEMPLAAHIEEMMRRLAVVFLVGGLATLVVVTESTELINYFWSYHIPAPMENRPRLYGPLELPLTRLKVAGLAGVVVGLPAFVYETYRFMRPGLYQQERRYYLAAVPTSLVLGGVGVAFAHFLVLPAIFSYFTTYTSDAATIAFGLAETFNLIVVMLAFMAIVFQIPLFIMLAIMMNLVTRWWLESKRLIFWGSFLGIAFLFSPDPTGMAPIIVALTMIALFEGTLAILRWTGN; encoded by the coding sequence ATGGACGACTCGGATCGGTCGCGCGACGACGACTCGGCGGGTGCCGGCGATCCGGCCGCCGACGAGGCCGACGCCGACGCGGGATCCGAGCCGGACGACGCCGAGACTGTCGAGTCGGAGGTGACGCCCGAGGTCTCCTCCGAGGTCGGGGCCGACGCGGGCGAGGAGAGCGCCGCCGACGCGGAGCCCGACGACGGCGTCGTGGACCCGGACGACGTCGTCGACGCCGAGGACGCCGCGCGGACCGCGGCCGTCGAGGGGGCCGCCGACGAGGGGACGACGGCCGAAGACGAGACCACCGAGAGCCTCGGCGACGGCGGCACGCCGGCGGCCTCGGCGAACGCGGCCGCGACCACCGACGACGGCGACGAGGCGTTCGGCGGCATCGAGGGGCCGGAGACGGACGAGGAGATGCCGCTGGCGGCCCACATCGAGGAGATGATGCGCCGGCTCGCCGTCGTCTTCCTCGTCGGCGGGCTGGCGACGCTCGTCGTCGTCACCGAGTCGACGGAGCTCATCAACTACTTCTGGAGCTACCACATCCCGGCCCCGATGGAGAACCGCCCGCGGCTGTACGGGCCGCTGGAGCTCCCGCTCACCCGACTGAAGGTGGCCGGCCTCGCGGGCGTGGTGGTGGGGCTTCCGGCGTTCGTCTACGAGACGTACCGGTTCATGCGCCCCGGGCTCTACCAGCAGGAGCGGCGCTACTACCTCGCGGCGGTGCCGACGAGTCTGGTCCTCGGCGGGGTCGGCGTCGCGTTCGCGCACTTCCTCGTGCTGCCCGCGATCTTCTCGTATTTCACCACCTACACCTCCGACGCGGCGACCATCGCCTTCGGGCTCGCGGAGACGTTCAACCTGATCGTCGTCATGCTCGCGTTCATGGCGATCGTCTTCCAGATTCCCCTCTTCATCATGCTCGCGATCATGATGAACCTCGTCACGCGGTGGTGGCTGGAGTCGAAGCGGCTGATCTTCTGGGGGTCGTTCCTCGGGATCGCCTTCCTGTTCAGCCCGGATCCGACGGGAATGGCCCCGATCATCGTGGCGCTCACGATGATCGCCCTCTTCGAGGGGACGCTGGCGATACTGCGCTGGACCGGGAACTAG
- a CDS encoding aspartate aminotransferase family protein: MSGFVFSEKPIEIAAGDGVHLTDTNGTEYLDFGASYACTPVGHCHPEVVDAATSQLEELMYVQASYPHAARTALYERLAEVAPVDVDKVWLCNSGTEANEAALKFARHATGREKIVATTQGFHGRTMGTLATTWKDKYKEGFGPLAGGVEFVEYGDAEAMREAVDEDTAAVILEPLQGEGGINPVSTEYLQAVRVATATNGAAMILDEIQTGLGRTGSMWAADRHDVVPDVLTTAKGLGSGLPIGATLCRDWIAADAGDHGSTFSGGPVVSAAAGATLDVIEREGLPAHAEEVGDYLRGELRDRLGDDVRDVRGDGLMVGVEVRRGSNRLLRDLAIDHQILALPAGRTVLRLLPPLTVEREHADRVVDAIAEVIG, from the coding sequence GTGAGCGGCTTCGTCTTCTCCGAGAAGCCGATCGAGATCGCCGCCGGCGACGGCGTACACCTCACCGACACGAACGGGACCGAGTACCTCGACTTCGGCGCGAGCTACGCCTGTACGCCCGTCGGGCACTGCCACCCCGAGGTCGTCGACGCCGCGACGAGCCAGCTGGAGGAGCTCATGTACGTTCAGGCGTCGTACCCGCACGCGGCGCGGACGGCGTTGTACGAGCGCCTCGCCGAGGTCGCGCCCGTCGACGTCGACAAGGTCTGGCTCTGTAACTCCGGGACGGAGGCCAACGAGGCCGCGCTGAAGTTCGCCCGGCACGCGACGGGCCGCGAGAAGATAGTCGCGACCACGCAGGGGTTCCACGGCCGGACGATGGGGACCCTCGCGACCACCTGGAAGGACAAGTACAAGGAGGGGTTCGGCCCCCTCGCCGGCGGCGTGGAGTTCGTCGAGTACGGCGACGCCGAGGCGATGCGCGAGGCGGTCGACGAGGACACCGCCGCCGTCATCCTGGAACCGCTTCAGGGCGAGGGCGGGATCAACCCCGTCTCGACCGAGTACCTCCAGGCCGTCCGGGTCGCCACGGCGACGAACGGGGCGGCGATGATCCTCGACGAGATCCAGACCGGGCTGGGCCGCACCGGCTCGATGTGGGCGGCCGACCGCCACGACGTGGTGCCGGACGTGCTGACGACCGCGAAGGGGCTCGGCAGCGGGCTCCCGATCGGCGCGACGCTGTGTCGCGACTGGATCGCCGCCGACGCCGGCGACCACGGCTCGACGTTCTCCGGCGGCCCGGTGGTGTCGGCCGCGGCGGGCGCGACCCTCGACGTGATCGAGCGCGAGGGGCTTCCGGCTCACGCCGAGGAGGTGGGCGACTACCTCCGCGGCGAACTCCGCGACCGCCTCGGCGACGACGTGCGCGACGTGCGCGGGGACGGGCTGATGGTCGGCGTCGAGGTCCGTCGGGGGTCGAACCGCCTGCTGCGCGACCTCGCCATCGACCACCAGATCCTCGCGCTGCCCGCGGGCCGCACCGTCCTGCGGCTGCTCCCGCCGCTGACGGTCGAACGCGAGCACGCCGACCGCGTCGTCGACGCGATAGCCGAGGTGATCGGCTGA